The genomic segment AGCAAGAAGCCAGCGGGGAGGTCAGCAAGATGCAGCAGTGAGAATCGCAATCTCGAAACCGGCCATGAGAGAGGCAAAAGATGAGACTGGCAGCTAGGCCTGCCGACGGGTTCCGCACCATGGCAGCACAAAGAATAACGGCGAAAGATTTTGAGTGGGTGCTACATGAGAGGTCCTCTCGTTCCAATAAGAGGCTGACTTTTGGCAGACCAAATATACCCGATACCCACCCTTCTTCATTTCCACGCTGAGTGGCTATGAATCAGGGTTCTCATAGGACGAACGAATGGTCAAGGATAGCTCATACCGGCACACGAGGAATCCGGCACCTGCATAGAATGAATGATACTTCAATGATACTAATTACTCATGCTCTTGGTACCCATTCATGGCCTAGGTGGCCACCAGTGATTATACCGTCTTTCTTACCTTGCCATGCGTATGCCGACCTGAAATGCAAAACAAAAACGGAAAAAACGATGCCGCCGAACCAACAACGCCGGCCAATGAACAACGGATGTCGCCGTAAGAGTCAAAGCACGCCGCTCAACATTCATCACCTCAACTCCTTTTCGTGTGCTTGCATGGCTCAAAGTCCGAATCCCAAACTTGTGGCCGTTGGCGTCTAGTCAAAAGACAAGGGCAATCAATGGGTAATTCGACGAGATGGAAGGAACTCAACCTCGAAACTTCTTCTCCGCTTCAACAAGGCCGACAGCTgccttggtgacggcgaTCCAGTCAGGGGAGAATTGCAAAGCCTCGTCGAATGCAGGTATGGTGCCTAGAACATTGGCATCGCTCCATTGGCATGCAATGGTTCCGCTCAACTCTGCCGATTTTCGGACTCGGAGATCTTCGTGGACCGTCTCGATGGCGTGGCCACTGGATTCGAATGGTACGCCGGATGACACGCCTCGGCTTTCGAGTGATTCAACGTCTACTGTCCAAGGGATTGACGAGTCTCTGCGCCAAAGTGTAAGCTTGACTACGCCTTGCTCGGTAGGTTGGCTGAAGATAGGGTCTATGCCGGCGCTTCCGTGGACGTGGAACGACACCGGGGTGTCGAAAGTCAGAGTACATGACTTTGACTCCACGGCATCAATGCAGAACTCGGCCTTTTTGCTTGAGTTCGAGTGGCTGATATTGACAGTCACGAGGTCGGCGTATTTGCTCTCCGAAAAGTCGGCAGAAAGGCTGTCGGTGAACTGAGGCAAATGGGGCATCACAGCCGCACCGCTGTAGTGACATTCAGATGACAGCCCGGTTCCGCGTGTGCAGTTAACTGGTTGACCCGCTCCTGAGGGAAGCTCTGCAATCAGCTGTCGAGTGTACTTCTCCAAGCCGGTGAACGAGACGATCGACGTCGTCTGATCCAGGTCAAGCGTTTGCTGGAACCTAACCTTCAGGCGGTTTTCTGCCGAGAAAGGGAAGGCGACAAGGTTATAGATGAGACTGATGAAGAAAATCAGAAGCAGGAATAGAGGGAGGTAGAAGCTGGCTCTGTGAATGAATGGCGTGATGGGCAGAAGAACGATGATGCTGAAAGCAGCGATGGCCGAATACACCAGCAAGGGGTCGTTGCCGTCTGCGGCTGCTGAGTTGATCGCAGAAACGACGAAGAGAGCGATTTGGAGGAAGACGATAATGGTGATTGGAGCAAGCAGAAGCAGTTGGAAAAACCAGGTCCAAGATGGAAGCTTGGCGGACCATTGTTGCTCCTTTTCGGGAGGATGTTCTGTCTCCTTGTTCCCCTCCCCAGGATCGCTCatgatggccgagatggagcgTCTATATGTCGTCGCAAAAGTTGTCCGGATGGTGCCGTTGTTTCCGTTTTCGTTCTCACCACTCCTAAGCGGCGTCGTTTCTGTgggctcctcgacggcatTGTCCTCATCGTTGGAATGATGGGAAATCAACGCGTCCGAGTTGGGTACCTCAGATATGTGATCCCTGGTTTGCTGATCATCATGGGCATGCTGTGCAAAGTCCTTCTTGCTTGGGAGCGCGAATAGATCACAGAGACTGATGAGTGTTGAAACAAACACGGCGGAATGGAAGAATGCAAAAGGATAGCCGGACGCAATCTTGAAcctgtcggcggcggtcgtgACCCCGACGAGGATGGCCCAGCTGAGAACGAACAACCAGATGTGGGCATACCCCCGCTGAAGAGCGGTCGGTCTGACAGCACTGGCGCCCTTTGAGACTGTccagaagacgaggaagaacAGAGACAGCGTCATCGCCCATCTGTTGTCGTCAATCAGTAAATTGGCAAAA from the Colletotrichum destructivum chromosome 10, complete sequence genome contains:
- a CDS encoding Putative peptidase M28 yields the protein MAVKNPFGFTTGPVTFWLIVVYAAFLIPLVWIHESVPAVPSHSQDPYPDLNLTEAWQDLTHITRKYHPYNSRANDEVGAYLLKRVKDILDRNKVDYTEEKDAGGVIWTQDINDDPAPAPARQDVLRRASTGPSVTIFDDTISNTTYLGTSGSFSQSGPYATYFEGTNKLVYIRGSEDEDGEWWNSKRDARKIGQGGVLVNAHYDSVSTGYGATDDGMGCVSILQMLNYYTSPGQQPRRGIVLLLNNGEEDGLYGARVYHYSPLYHFTTSFVNLEGAGAGGRAILFRTTDLEVTKGYANAPHPFGSVVAADGFKLGAIRSETDYKVWTESYGQRGLDIAFYRPRARYHTNQDDTRHASQESLWHLLSNSLAAVDNLQSTTGYFSGRRNDGDKKKVSSGSGTDGVWFDMFGTGFALLELRGLFAWTLTLLIVSPLALALVTYILSRKDKYYFFSRNVRAEEDDEPLPLGGWKGFSRFPLALIFSASITVLSALLVRRVNPHIIYSSPYAVWAMTLSLFFLVFWTVSKGASAVRPTALQRGYAHIWLFVLSWAILVGVTTAADRFKIASGYPFAFFHSAVFVSTLISLCDLFALPSKKDFAQHAHDDQQTRDHISEVPNSDALISHHSNDEDNAVEEPTETTPLRSGENENGNNGTIRTTFATTYRRSISAIMSDPGEGNKETEHPPEKEQQWSAKLPSWTWFFQLLLLAPITIIVFLQIALFVVSAINSAAADGNDPLLVYSAIAAFSIIVLLPITPFIHRASFYLPLFLLLIFFISLIYNLVAFPFSAENRLKVRFQQTLDLDQTTSIVSFTGLEKYTRQLIAELPSGAGQPVNCTRGTGLSSECHYSGAAVMPHLPQFTDSLSADFSESKYADLVTVNISHSNSSKKAEFCIDAVESKSCTLTFDTPVSFHVHGSAGIDPIFSQPTEQGVVKLTLWRRDSSIPWTVDVESLESRGVSSGVPFESSGHAIETVHEDLRVRKSAELSGTIACQWSDANVLGTIPAFDEALQFSPDWIAVTKAAVGLVEAEKKFRG